The following proteins come from a genomic window of Pleuronectes platessa chromosome 2, fPlePla1.1, whole genome shotgun sequence:
- the timeless gene encoding protein timeless homolog isoform X2, giving the protein MDIFRMNCELLATCSALGYLEGDTYHKETDCLESVKDLIRYLRHEDDTRDVRQELGAGQIVQNDLLPIIIQHGQDKALFDASIRLMVNLTQPAMLCFGKVPDDPVFRHHFLQVTSHLQAYKEAFASEKVFGILSEMLYNLLQLDWEERQEEDNLLIERVLLLVRNVLHIPADPCEEKKVDDDASIHDRLLWAIHMSGFDDLVKFLASAQSEQQWSMHVLEIISLMFRDQTPEALVSAGHARSTEEKQRDVQELEVLRQKELAEKRSRTLQRGTRHSRFGGSYVVQGLKAIGDNDVIYHRNIHNFKHYTHDTGKTLRRVPKRNRQAKESKEKRRSALNVRLFLREFCMDFLENCYNHLMYLVKESLIREQTQQHDETYYLWSLSFFMAFNRGNGFRADLVSETISVRAFHFIERNITNYYEMLLTDRKEATSWSRRMHLALKAYQELLLTVNEMDQSKDDSIRQSSNVIKSNIFYLMEYREIFLTLLRKFDETKQPQSYLKDLVESTHLFLRMLERFCKGRRNLMVQKKKVRRKKSRGDKNLPNPETTPEALAEAFRIVEEELKTSGFQLSESLTESIVPFDATSETPLEEQRTEAMVRVKDAMLGRLGPEALALLRAAREVWPEGDVFGSADVDPEEELELLKQIMHANLPRSSPPEPVVEEEDDDGLELEEEELESVQVSETEFNFLDFIKKFASSNIVHPYLVLLKSFSKNSPHTNHCIVRMLHRLAFDLKMDALLFQLSVFNLFNKILSDPAAAAYRELVTFAKYVLKRFFSLATENNKAYVELLFWKNVGAVREMTEGYSKDGEGTKQTWTEEEEEELRKLFEEHRHSEVPDIVETLLPLLSGSTRARRQVVTQLVRMGLVDNAKELKKQKIGTRIVLWTEEQEEELQMLFEEYKDSDDVLGNILKKLTAKRSRARVVDKLLSMGLVSERRELYKKRSRNAHGKSSGEKMTEEEFLSELTQGDLDDSMDKDEGEDESEESEEDEEQEREESQNHVRKSQRVPAPVERRADVGNMVTALHQGGMSGPLLWLQNCLNRTANDREEDGLSQPVPLVPLTETNEDAMDNKSIQRLLRKLGMRPPANEQETFWRIPAKISVSQLRSAAAALSLREDEPRVGEEQERPSSQPEKHLEEEKGEEKEEEAEVSGEQRTQALRALLLSRKRKPRTTKHTDFTSMEDTGSTAKRSQKKKSAKRSRVMDDDEEEENEADSSTAMDMDTKSDADSEQEDISAPVKRRRKMVLIDEEEDED; this is encoded by the exons ATGGACATATTCAGGATGAACTGCGAACTTCTGGCAACTTGCAGTGCTCTCGGCTATCTAGAGGGGGACACCTATCACAAGGAAACAGATTGTTTGG AGAGTGTGAAAGACTTGATCAGGTATTTACGCCATGAGGATGACACCCGTGATGTCCGCCAAGAGCTGGGAGCAGGCCAGATTGTACAGAATGACCTTCTGCCTATTATCATTCAACATGGGCAAGATAAAGCCTTATTTGATGCCTCTATCAG GCTCATGGTCAACCTCACTCAGCCTGCTATGCTTTGCTTTGGTAAAGTCCCTGACGACCCTGTGTTTAGACATCACTTTCTGCAAGTGACATCTCATTTACAAGCCTATAAAGAG GCATTTGCCAGTGAAAAGGTGTTTGGCATTTTAAGTGAGATGTTGTACAACCTTCTGCAACTG gaCTGGGAGGAGAGGCAAGAGGAGGATAACCTACTGATAGAGAGGGTCCTGCTGCTGGTCAGGAACGTGCTACATATACCTGCAGACCCCTGTGAAGAGAAG AAAGTGGATGATGATGCCAGCATCCATGACAGGCTGCTGTGGGCCATTCACATGAGTGGGTTTGATGACCTGGTAAAGTTCCTGGCGTCAGCTCAGAgtgagcagcagtggagcaTGCATGTGTTGGAAATCATTTCCCTCATGTTCAGAGACCAG aCCCCGGAGGCTCTGGTGAGCGCTGGTCACGCTCGTTCAacggaggagaagcagagagacgTTCAGGAACTGGAGGTGTTGAGGCAGAAAGAGCTCGCAGAGAAACGTTCTCGCACTTTACAAAGAGGAACCAG ACACTCTCGCTTTGGAGGATCCTATGTTGTCCAAGGTCTCAAGGCAATCGGAGACAATGATGTGATCTATCACAGAAATATTCATAAT ttCAAACATTACACTCATGACACAGGCAAAACGTTGAGACGGGTTCCAAAGAGGAATCGACAGGCCAAGGAAAGTAAGGAGAAACGACGTTCCGCCTTAAACGTGCGACTCTTCCTGCGAGAGTTTTGCATGGACTTCTTGGAGAACTGCTACAACCACCTCATGTACCTGGTCAAG GAAAGTCTGATTCGAGAGCAAACTCAGCAACACGATGAAACTTACTACCTCTGGTCCCTCAGCTTTTTCATGGCCTTCAATCGTGGCAACGGTTTCCGGGCTGACTTGGTTTCTGAGACCATTTCCGTCCGTGCCTTTCACTTCATCGAGCGCAACATCACCAACTACTATGAGATGCTGCTGACCGACCGCAAAGAGGCCACATCCTGGTCCCGCCG gATGCACTTGGCTCTAAAGGCATATCAAGAACTGCTGCTCACTGTGAACGAGATGGATCAGTCAAAGGATGACAGCATCCGTCAGAGTTCTAACGTTATTAAAA GTAACATCTTCTACCTGATGGAATACAGGGAGATTTTTCTAACGTTGCTGAGGAAGTTTGATGAAACCAAACAGCCTCAGTCTTACCTCAAAGACTTGGTGGAGTCGACTCATCTTTTCTTGCGCATGTTGGAACGCTTCTGCAAAGGTCGCAGAAACTTGATGGTTCAG aagaagaaggtgaggCGGAAAAAGTCTCGAGGCGATAAAAATCTCCCAAATCCAGAGACTACTCCAGAAGCCCTGGCGGAAGCCTTCAGGattgtggaggaggagctgaagactTCAGGGTTTCAG TTGTCAGAGTCTTTGACTGAAAGCATTGTTCCATTCGATGCCACATCTGAAACTCCCCTAGAGGAGCAGCGGACTGAGGCTATGGTACGAGTTAAGGACGCCATGCTGGGTCGACTGGGACCAGAAGCACTGGCACTGCTACGAGCTGCCAG AGAGGTGTGGCCGGAGGGAGACGTGTTTGGTTCAGCTGATGTGGATCCTGAGGAGGAACTGGAGCTGCTCAAGCAGATCATGCACGCCAACCTGCCAA GGTCCTCTCCTCCTGAGCCTGtggtagaggaggaggatgatgatggattagagttagaagaagaagagttggAGTCCGTCCAAGTTTCTGAAACCGAGTTCAACTTTCTTGACTTCATCAAGAA GTTTGCCAGCTCCAATATCGTGCATCCATACCTCGTCCTATTAAAATCCTTCTCAAAAAACTCCCCTCACACAAACCACTGCATCGTTCGAATGCTGCACCGCCTGGCCTTTGACCTCAAAATGGACGCCCTGCTTTTCCAGCTGTCGGTGTTCAACCTTTTCAACAAAATCCTGAGTGACCCCGCTGCAGCTGCTTACAGG GAACTGGTGACCTTTGCCAAGTATGTGCTGAAGCGTTTCTTTTCACTggcaacagaaaacaacaaggcATATGTTGAACTGCTGTTCTGGAAAAATGTGGGAGCTGTACGTGAGATGACGGAGGGCTACAGCAAAGACGG AGAGGGAACTAAACAAACctggactgaggaggaggaagaggagttgcGCAAGCTCTTTGAGGAGCACCGTCATTCTGAAG TGCCAGACATAGTGGAGACTTTGCTGCCATTGCTCAGTGGCAGCACCCGAGCTCGGCGGCAGGTCGTGACGCAGCTGGTGCGTATGGGTCTGGTGGACAACGCTAAGGAGCTGAAGAAACAGAA GATCGGTACCCGCATTGTACTTTggactgaggagcaggaggaggagctgcagatgCTGTTTGAGGAGTACAAAGATTCTGACG ATGTGCTGGGTAATATCCTGAAGAAGCTCACGGCCAAGCGCTCCCGTGCACGAGTGGTGGACAAGCTGCTCAGCATGGGCCTGGTGTCTGAGAGAAGAGAACTCTATAAGAAGAGAAGTCGTAATGCTCACGGGAAGAGTTCTGGGGAAAAAATG aCTGAAGAAGAGTTCCTGTCAGAATTAACACAAGGTGACCTGGATGATTCTATGGACAAAGATGAGGGAGAGGATGAGTCTGAAGAgagtgaggaagatgaagagcaggagagggaAGAATCCCAAAATCACGTGCGGAAGAGCCAACGTGTGCCGGCCCCAGTGGAGAGGAGAGCTGATGTAGGCAACATGGTCACTGCTCTGCATCAGGGAG GCATGTCTGGACCTCTGTTGTGGCTTCAGAACTGTCTTAACAGAACAGCAAATGACCGAGAAGAAGATG GTCTGTCCCAGCCTGTGCCACTGGTCCCTCTGACTGAGACAAATGAGGACGCCATGGATAACAAGAGCATCCAGAGACTGTTACGCAAACTGGGGATGCGACCACCGGCAAATGAacag gaaactttctggagaATCCCAGCAAAGATCAGCGTATCCCAGCTCCgcagtgcagctgcagctctcagTCTGAGAGAGGACGAACCTAGAGTtggtgaggagcaggagagaccCTCGAGTCAACCTGAAAAACAccttgaggaggagaagggggaggagaaggaggaggaagcagaggtgtcAGGTGAACAGAGAACTCAGGCTCTGAGAGCTCTGCTGCTCTCACGAAAAAGGAAACCCCGCACCACCAAGCATACAG ATTTCACCTCCATGGAGGATACAGGAAGTACAGCTAAGAG GTCCCAAAAGAAGAAATCAGCTAAAAGAAGCAGAGTGATGGAcgatgacgaggaggaggagaatg AGGCAGACTCCTCCACTGCCATGGATATGGATACAAAGAGTGATGCAGATTCAGAGCAGGAGGATATCTCTGCTCCTGTGAAGCGTAGACGGAAGATGGTCTTaattgatgaagaggaagatgaggattaG